The following proteins are encoded in a genomic region of Phycodurus eques isolate BA_2022a chromosome 11, UOR_Pequ_1.1, whole genome shotgun sequence:
- the tspan14 gene encoding tetraspanin-14 isoform X2, whose amino-acid sequence MPMYYYRYDNAEVSCCYKYLMFTYNIVFWLAGVVFIAVGFWAWSEKGILLDLTQVTRLHGLDPVWLLLLVGAVTFILGFAGCVGALRENICLLKFFSGVIGLIFFVELAVAVLAVVFQSQVREWINGFFLANVKAYRDDIDLQNLIDSLQRTNHCCGAQEPDDWDVNVYFSCKGTHQSREKCGVPFSCCVADPADSVLNTQCGYDVRNKDKAEWQDHIYVKGCIAALEDWLPANLYTLATVFVVISLLQVVGIYLARSLISDIQKVRLSY is encoded by the exons ATGccg ATGTATTATTATCGCTATGACAACGCTGAGGTCAGCTGCTGCTACAAATACCTCATGTTCACTTACAACATCGTCTTCTGG CTGGCTGGCGTGGTCTTCATCGCGGTGGGTTTTTGGGCGTGGAGCGAAAAG GGGATCCTGCTGGACCTGACGCAGGTGACCCGTCTACACGGTTTGGACCCGGTGTGGTTGCTACTGCTGGTGGGCGCCGTCACTTTCATCCTGGGATTTGCGGGGTGTGTGGGAGCACTCCGAGAAAACATCTGCCTGCTGAAGTTT TTTTCCGGCGTGATTGGCTTGATCTTCTTCGTGGAGCTGGCGGTCGCCGTGCTGGCCGTGGTTTTCCAGAGTCAGGTGCGGGAATGGATCAACGGCTTCTTCCTGGCAAACGTCAAAGCGTACCGAGACGACATCGACCTGCAGAACCTGATCGACTCGCTGCAGAGGACG AATCACTGCTGCGGCGCGCAAGAACCCGACGACTGGGACGTCAACGTTTACTTCAGCTGTAAAGGAACGCATCAAAGCAGAGAGAAGTGCGGGGTTCCGTTCTCCTGCTGCGTCGCCGACCCTGCC GACTCCGTGCTGAACACTCAGTGTGGCTACGATGTGAGAAACAAGGACAAG GCCGAGTGGCAGGATCACATTTACGTGAAAGGTTGCATTGCGGCGCTGGAGGACTGGTTACCTGCAAATCTTTACACACTAGCCACTGTCTTTGTGGTCATCTCTCTGCTGCAG GTGGTGGGCATCTACCTGGCCAGGTCGCTCATCTCGGACATTCAAAAAGTGCGATTGTCCTACTGA
- the prph2b gene encoding peripherin-2b — MPFMPVKFNLQKRVKLAQGLWILYWTSVLVGVLLFGLGVFFKVELRKRSELMDESESHLVPNLLILAGLLACVLNAFGGKVCHDSLDPLKYSKWKPLLRRFLLLCCAFNVLLLLLALLCFLMQFAIYLTLSQGLKNSIRFYKDTDTPGRCFMKRTLDLTQIEFRCCGNVNFRDWFEVQWISNRYLDMSNDEVKDRVLSNVDGKFLMDSVPFSCCNPGSPRPCIQHHLTNNSAHYDYDHRTEELNIWTRGCRETLFSYFSSLMSSIGVLISATVLLECADMAGLKYLCTALETMADPENPECESEGWLLEKSVKETLVEMLAKIKTLGKSNHVEEGEEAAA, encoded by the exons ATGCCCTTCATGCCGGTCAAGTTCAACCTGCAGAAGCGGGTCAAGCTGGCCCAGGGTCTGTGGATCCTCTACTGGACGTCGGTCCTGGTGGGAGTCCTCCTCTTCGGCCTGGGCGTCTTCTTCAAGGTGGAGCTGCGCAAGAGAAGCGAGCTGATGGACGAGAGCGAGAGCCACTTGGTGCCCAACCTGCTGATCCTGGCCGGGCTGCTGGCCTGTGTCCTCAACGCCTTCGGGGGCAAAGTGTGCCACGACTCCCTGGACCCGCTCAAGTACTCCAAGTGGAAGCCCTTGCTGAGAAGGTTCCTGCTGCTGTGCTGCGCTTTCAAcgttttgctgctgctgctggcgctgctctgcttcctcatgcAGTTCGCCATCTACCTGACGCTGTCCCAAGGTCTGAAGAACAGCATCCGCTTCTACAAGGACACCGACACGCCGGGACGCTGCTTCATGAAACGCACTCTGGACTTGACGCAGATCGAGTTCCGCTGCTGCGGCAACGTCAACTTCAGGGACTGGTTCGAGGTCCAGTGGATCAGCAACCGCTACCTGGACATGAGCAACGACGAGGTCAAAGA TCGCGTCCTGAGTAACGTGGACGGAAAGTTCCTGATGGACAGCGTTCCGTTCAGCTGCTGCAATCCGGGATCCCCTCGGCCGTGCATCCAGCACCACCTGACCAACAACTCGGCCCACTACGACTACGACCACCGCACCGAGGAGCTCAACATCTGGACGCGGGGCTGCCGCGAGACCCTGTTTTCATACTTCAGCAGCCTAATGAGCAGCATCGGCGTGCTCATCAGCGCCACCGTTCTGCTGGAG TGTGCGGACATGGCGGGCTTGAAGTACCTGTGCACGGCTCTGGAGACCATGGCGGACCCCGAGAACCCCGAGTGCGAGAGCGAAGGCTGGCTGCTGGAGAAGAGTGTCAAAGAGACGCTCGTGGAGATGCTGGCCAAAATCAAGACGCTGGGCAAGTCCAACCACGTCGAGGAAGGAGAGGAGGCCGCCGCCTGA
- the tspan14 gene encoding tetraspanin-14 isoform X1 has protein sequence MFVYQMYYYRYDNAEVSCCYKYLMFTYNIVFWLAGVVFIAVGFWAWSEKGILLDLTQVTRLHGLDPVWLLLLVGAVTFILGFAGCVGALRENICLLKFFSGVIGLIFFVELAVAVLAVVFQSQVREWINGFFLANVKAYRDDIDLQNLIDSLQRTNHCCGAQEPDDWDVNVYFSCKGTHQSREKCGVPFSCCVADPADSVLNTQCGYDVRNKDKAEWQDHIYVKGCIAALEDWLPANLYTLATVFVVISLLQVVGIYLARSLISDIQKVRLSY, from the exons ATGTTTGTTTACCAGATGTATTATTATCGCTATGACAACGCTGAGGTCAGCTGCTGCTACAAATACCTCATGTTCACTTACAACATCGTCTTCTGG CTGGCTGGCGTGGTCTTCATCGCGGTGGGTTTTTGGGCGTGGAGCGAAAAG GGGATCCTGCTGGACCTGACGCAGGTGACCCGTCTACACGGTTTGGACCCGGTGTGGTTGCTACTGCTGGTGGGCGCCGTCACTTTCATCCTGGGATTTGCGGGGTGTGTGGGAGCACTCCGAGAAAACATCTGCCTGCTGAAGTTT TTTTCCGGCGTGATTGGCTTGATCTTCTTCGTGGAGCTGGCGGTCGCCGTGCTGGCCGTGGTTTTCCAGAGTCAGGTGCGGGAATGGATCAACGGCTTCTTCCTGGCAAACGTCAAAGCGTACCGAGACGACATCGACCTGCAGAACCTGATCGACTCGCTGCAGAGGACG AATCACTGCTGCGGCGCGCAAGAACCCGACGACTGGGACGTCAACGTTTACTTCAGCTGTAAAGGAACGCATCAAAGCAGAGAGAAGTGCGGGGTTCCGTTCTCCTGCTGCGTCGCCGACCCTGCC GACTCCGTGCTGAACACTCAGTGTGGCTACGATGTGAGAAACAAGGACAAG GCCGAGTGGCAGGATCACATTTACGTGAAAGGTTGCATTGCGGCGCTGGAGGACTGGTTACCTGCAAATCTTTACACACTAGCCACTGTCTTTGTGGTCATCTCTCTGCTGCAG GTGGTGGGCATCTACCTGGCCAGGTCGCTCATCTCGGACATTCAAAAAGTGCGATTGTCCTACTGA
- the tspan14 gene encoding tetraspanin-14 isoform X3, whose amino-acid sequence MYYYRYDNAEVSCCYKYLMFTYNIVFWLAGVVFIAVGFWAWSEKGILLDLTQVTRLHGLDPVWLLLLVGAVTFILGFAGCVGALRENICLLKFFSGVIGLIFFVELAVAVLAVVFQSQVREWINGFFLANVKAYRDDIDLQNLIDSLQRTNHCCGAQEPDDWDVNVYFSCKGTHQSREKCGVPFSCCVADPADSVLNTQCGYDVRNKDKAEWQDHIYVKGCIAALEDWLPANLYTLATVFVVISLLQVVGIYLARSLISDIQKVRLSY is encoded by the exons ATGTATTATTATCGCTATGACAACGCTGAGGTCAGCTGCTGCTACAAATACCTCATGTTCACTTACAACATCGTCTTCTGG CTGGCTGGCGTGGTCTTCATCGCGGTGGGTTTTTGGGCGTGGAGCGAAAAG GGGATCCTGCTGGACCTGACGCAGGTGACCCGTCTACACGGTTTGGACCCGGTGTGGTTGCTACTGCTGGTGGGCGCCGTCACTTTCATCCTGGGATTTGCGGGGTGTGTGGGAGCACTCCGAGAAAACATCTGCCTGCTGAAGTTT TTTTCCGGCGTGATTGGCTTGATCTTCTTCGTGGAGCTGGCGGTCGCCGTGCTGGCCGTGGTTTTCCAGAGTCAGGTGCGGGAATGGATCAACGGCTTCTTCCTGGCAAACGTCAAAGCGTACCGAGACGACATCGACCTGCAGAACCTGATCGACTCGCTGCAGAGGACG AATCACTGCTGCGGCGCGCAAGAACCCGACGACTGGGACGTCAACGTTTACTTCAGCTGTAAAGGAACGCATCAAAGCAGAGAGAAGTGCGGGGTTCCGTTCTCCTGCTGCGTCGCCGACCCTGCC GACTCCGTGCTGAACACTCAGTGTGGCTACGATGTGAGAAACAAGGACAAG GCCGAGTGGCAGGATCACATTTACGTGAAAGGTTGCATTGCGGCGCTGGAGGACTGGTTACCTGCAAATCTTTACACACTAGCCACTGTCTTTGTGGTCATCTCTCTGCTGCAG GTGGTGGGCATCTACCTGGCCAGGTCGCTCATCTCGGACATTCAAAAAGTGCGATTGTCCTACTGA